The proteins below come from a single bacterium genomic window:
- the recA gene encoding recombinase RecA has protein sequence MSKERNEAVNLAIGQIEKQFGKGSIMRMGENATPKGIEVIPTGSLSLDMALGVGGYPKGRVMEIFGPESSGKTTLALHAIAEAQKNGGIAAFVDAEHALDIGYAKKLGVNVEDLLVSQPDCGEQALEITEVLVRSGAVDVVVVDSVAALVPRAEIEGEMGDSHMGLQARLMSQALRKLTSTVARSNTLLIFINQIRHKIGVMFGNPETTTGGNALKFYASLRLDIRRTGSLKEGEEAVGSRTKVTVVKNKVAPPFRKAEFDILYGTGISKEGDVLDLAVEKDIVEKRGSWYIYQETRIGQGRENARRFLKENPEIVKTVEQKVREVYGFAGAAQPAGEKG, from the coding sequence ATGAGCAAGGAAAGAAACGAAGCGGTAAATCTGGCGATAGGCCAGATCGAGAAGCAGTTCGGCAAGGGCTCGATAATGCGGATGGGCGAGAACGCTACGCCCAAGGGAATCGAGGTGATTCCCACCGGCTCCCTTTCGCTCGACATGGCGCTGGGCGTCGGCGGGTATCCGAAGGGCAGGGTCATGGAGATATTCGGCCCCGAGTCCTCCGGCAAGACCACACTCGCGCTCCACGCGATAGCCGAGGCGCAGAAAAACGGCGGAATAGCGGCTTTCGTCGACGCCGAGCACGCCCTCGACATCGGCTACGCGAAAAAGCTCGGGGTAAACGTCGAGGACCTTCTCGTCAGCCAGCCCGATTGCGGCGAGCAGGCGCTCGAAATTACGGAAGTCCTAGTCCGTAGCGGCGCCGTGGACGTAGTGGTGGTCGACTCGGTGGCGGCACTCGTGCCCCGCGCCGAGATAGAAGGGGAGATGGGCGACAGCCACATGGGGCTGCAGGCCCGGCTGATGAGCCAGGCCCTCCGGAAGCTCACCTCCACGGTGGCGCGCTCCAACACCCTCCTCATCTTCATAAACCAGATACGCCACAAGATCGGCGTGATGTTCGGGAACCCTGAGACCACCACCGGCGGCAACGCCCTCAAGTTTTACGCCTCCCTGCGCCTCGACATCAGGAGGACCGGCTCCCTCAAGGAGGGCGAGGAGGCCGTCGGGAGCAGGACGAAGGTCACGGTGGTCAAGAACAAGGTCGCCCCGCCCTTCCGCAAGGCCGAGTTCGACATACTCTACGGCACCGGCATAAGCAAGGAGGGCGACGTCCTTGACCTCGCCGTAGAAAAGGATATCGTTGAGAAGCGGGGTTCCTGGTACATCTATCAGGAGACGAGGATAGGGCAGGGCAGGGAAAACGCCCGGCGTTTCCTGAAGGAAAACCCTGAAATCGTGAAAACCGTCGAACAAAAGGTGCGGGAAGTTTACGGCTTCGCCGGAGCGGCCCAGCCGGCGGGTGAAAAGGGGTAA
- a CDS encoding LysM peptidoglycan-binding domain-containing protein yields the protein MKRRALFALLALLVPAVWANAAEKPPPEGARIKFKKTLHIQNTPRGEKIFAETRTVDKGESIKAILRDDYGIGQGDIPFFTEVFRDLNPGVDPERPPAGQLVRVPFKVEAGVSPPALPAVAPPPPAPAPKQKKASHTVKKGETLWTILTRDFGIDKYQVKEALQKVKNANPSLKDVNLLLVGQVLVFPEELLAVKPAEAVPAAAPAPAIAAVPAAPAPAPSPSAKQAKPEPPAAAPVAVSPVEAAPPKAAKEEASEAPAQAPPAPATAAQTPPPAPEAQIERYLPVLGLLEKLGCSIDREGERYIPVSRGRSIRLEAKDFPVISGPDGGKVIIDAGAKLSAQMAEAIKGAWGYEVLLPGAYAPEDFLGAVLKQLKFHELSEGARSVSLADKTSLRVRAKWAVAPSPEAKWEGGMHLIFSEGASIDPGLVRLVKSRGYVLHSLGGVRESEEARSPLTHAATVSFAPSVEGAAELLSMIGVANRLKPAVTCRLDNGVSYTIRPKLVFEYGAMKYAVAPEKPANAESILLRSGYFTFAWPEAGDPLKKAEDLFSLLGVVHRQVALSLPSEGALSFEAEGLEIDQPSLALALYPELSGEERGQGRIFMTRAKIPAEALPLLYRAGYLPWVVE from the coding sequence GTGAAAAGACGCGCTTTATTCGCTCTTTTAGCGCTTCTGGTCCCTGCGGTGTGGGCGAATGCGGCGGAGAAGCCTCCGCCCGAAGGCGCTCGCATAAAATTCAAAAAAACCCTCCATATCCAGAATACGCCCCGGGGCGAGAAGATTTTCGCCGAAACCCGCACGGTGGACAAAGGCGAGTCGATAAAAGCCATCCTCAGGGATGACTACGGCATAGGGCAGGGCGACATCCCCTTTTTCACCGAGGTCTTCAGGGATCTCAATCCCGGCGTCGACCCCGAGAGGCCCCCCGCCGGACAGCTGGTAAGGGTTCCCTTCAAGGTGGAGGCGGGAGTATCCCCGCCAGCTTTGCCTGCCGTGGCGCCTCCTCCTCCCGCGCCCGCACCCAAACAGAAAAAGGCGAGCCATACCGTCAAGAAGGGTGAAACTCTCTGGACAATTCTCACGAGGGATTTCGGGATTGACAAATACCAGGTCAAGGAGGCGCTCCAGAAGGTCAAGAATGCCAACCCTTCCTTAAAGGACGTGAACCTCCTTCTGGTCGGTCAGGTGCTGGTCTTTCCCGAGGAGCTACTGGCTGTAAAACCGGCGGAGGCTGTGCCCGCCGCCGCACCCGCCCCGGCAATCGCCGCGGTTCCGGCAGCGCCAGCGCCAGCCCCTTCGCCTTCGGCCAAACAGGCGAAACCCGAACCTCCCGCCGCCGCCCCGGTTGCCGTTTCGCCCGTTGAAGCGGCCCCGCCGAAGGCCGCGAAGGAGGAAGCGTCAGAAGCGCCCGCACAGGCTCCACCCGCGCCGGCAACAGCCGCGCAAACGCCTCCCCCGGCCCCGGAAGCACAGATCGAAAGATACCTGCCGGTGCTCGGGCTCCTTGAAAAGCTGGGGTGTAGCATCGACAGGGAGGGCGAAAGGTACATACCCGTCTCCCGGGGCCGCTCGATCCGCCTCGAAGCGAAGGATTTTCCGGTGATTTCGGGACCCGACGGGGGAAAGGTGATCATCGACGCAGGAGCGAAGCTCTCCGCGCAGATGGCGGAGGCGATAAAGGGCGCGTGGGGCTACGAGGTATTATTGCCGGGAGCCTACGCGCCGGAAGATTTTCTCGGGGCCGTTCTGAAACAGCTTAAGTTTCACGAGCTGTCGGAGGGCGCCCGCTCCGTCTCTCTGGCCGACAAAACCAGCCTCCGGGTCCGCGCGAAGTGGGCCGTCGCCCCCTCTCCCGAGGCAAAATGGGAGGGAGGGATGCATCTCATCTTCTCCGAAGGTGCCTCCATAGACCCCGGACTCGTGCGCCTCGTAAAGTCCCGGGGCTACGTCCTTCACAGCCTCGGGGGAGTGCGCGAAAGCGAGGAGGCCAGGTCCCCCCTGACCCATGCGGCAACCGTCTCCTTTGCCCCGTCGGTAGAGGGAGCGGCCGAGCTGCTCAGCATGATCGGCGTCGCCAACAGGCTAAAGCCCGCCGTCACCTGCAGGCTCGACAACGGAGTCTCCTACACGATACGGCCCAAGCTCGTCTTTGAATACGGCGCGATGAAATACGCCGTCGCGCCGGAAAAGCCCGCGAACGCCGAATCCATCCTCCTTCGTTCGGGGTACTTCACCTTCGCCTGGCCGGAAGCGGGCGACCCTCTCAAGAAGGCGGAGGACCTTTTCTCCCTCCTCGGCGTGGTTCACCGGCAGGTCGCCCTCAGCCTTCCCTCCGAAGGGGCGCTCTCCTTCGAGGCGGAGGGGCTTGAAATAGACCAGCCGTCCCTTGCTCTGGCCCTCTACCCGGAGCTCTCGGGCGAAGAGCGGGGTCAGGGCAGGATATTCATGACGAGGGCGAAGATTCCCGCCGAGGCGCTCCCCCTCCTCTACCGCGCGGGCTACCTGCCGTGGGTAGTGGAATGA
- the thpR gene encoding RNA 2',3'-cyclic phosphodiesterase has translation MKLLRSFIALELPPAVRDSLEVLQKKLRPLARDIKWTKTDSVHLTLFFLGEIEEERFEAVGKALEEGFAIGGPFELHPEGAGAFPLPERARVVVAGVGGDVKALAALLEEINKRLLPLGFTPERRPFKPHLTIGRVRREKRFGGVKEALGAAEDFKGPSWRVEKVILYTSDLQPGGAVYTPRVSVVIR, from the coding sequence TTGAAACTTCTCCGCTCCTTCATTGCCCTTGAATTGCCCCCCGCGGTAAGGGATAGTCTGGAGGTTCTCCAGAAAAAACTTCGCCCGCTGGCGCGCGACATTAAGTGGACGAAGACGGACAGCGTACACCTGACTCTCTTCTTCCTCGGCGAAATAGAGGAGGAGAGGTTCGAGGCCGTAGGAAAGGCGCTCGAAGAAGGTTTCGCCATCGGCGGCCCCTTCGAGCTTCATCCCGAGGGCGCGGGCGCTTTCCCCCTCCCCGAGAGGGCCAGAGTGGTGGTCGCGGGGGTCGGAGGCGACGTAAAGGCGCTGGCGGCCTTGCTGGAAGAAATAAACAAAAGACTGCTTCCGCTCGGCTTTACGCCGGAGCGAAGGCCCTTCAAGCCTCACCTCACCATCGGCAGAGTGAGGCGCGAAAAGCGCTTTGGCGGCGTGAAAGAGGCGCTGGGGGCGGCGGAAGATTTCAAGGGGCCCTCGTGGAGGGTCGAAAAGGTTATTCTTTACACGAGTGATTTGCAGCCGGGGGGGGCTGTCTACACACCCCGTGTATCTGTGGTGATAAGGTAG
- a CDS encoding CinA family protein, with the protein MPLSPEERIKRALTGAGETLALAESCTGGLIASRITGVAGSSEYFDRGLVTYSQRAKAELLGVSGEIFRLYGEVSEECALAMARGLLERHGATVAASVTGIAGPGGGTPEKPVGTVWIAWGGPEGLTSELLSLSGDRAAVQARAAGEVLLRLAVFAEKRRRKG; encoded by the coding sequence ATGCCTCTTTCGCCCGAAGAGAGAATCAAAAGAGCGCTGACGGGCGCCGGCGAGACGCTGGCGCTCGCCGAATCGTGCACGGGGGGGCTTATCGCGAGCCGGATCACCGGCGTGGCGGGGAGTTCCGAATACTTCGACAGGGGGCTCGTCACCTACTCCCAAAGGGCCAAGGCCGAACTTCTGGGAGTGTCCGGCGAGATCTTCCGGCTTTACGGAGAGGTCTCCGAAGAGTGCGCCCTCGCGATGGCCAGGGGGCTTCTGGAGCGCCACGGGGCGACGGTCGCCGCTTCCGTCACCGGCATAGCCGGGCCCGGCGGGGGAACCCCGGAAAAGCCCGTTGGGACCGTGTGGATAGCCTGGGGCGGGCCGGAAGGGCTTACGAGCGAGCTTCTTTCCCTTTCGGGTGACCGCGCGGCGGTGCAGGCTCGCGCCGCCGGAGAGGTGCTCCTCAGGCTGGCGGTTTTCGCTGAAAAAAGGAGGAGAAAGGGTTGA
- a CDS encoding response regulator: protein MENGTLIGRILIVDDEHDITTVLGDVLEGRGYITTAAHNAAEAIEAYKNDQFDIVITDLKMPGLTGLDLLAAIKNQNSSATVIIMTGYATVETAIDALKKGAYDYILKPFKIGELLQVVDRAFEKIRLATDNIHLKEQVALLKLSEAVSSSLSLDEILSIVVETALKEVDADGAEILFRQPGSREFARRLVTGDCQFVDKPFANPLSLEPLLKGQASFKRSGAGLEGIINDGCGGHIGSMITVPLRRGDELLGMLNVFSRSERRVFLPREEKALFVLGERAATSIENALLYSDLENAFRETIQSLALALEAKDAYTHGHSENVTRLCEATAGEMGCSKRFIDTLRQAGILHDIGKIGISGVILNKPGRLSSAEYRIIQSHTHMGKRILENISFLRDVVPIVYHHHERFDGSGYPEGLSGDEIPLGARIMQVADTYDAMTSNRPYRNGLPHDKAVEELIRCCGTQLDPKCVEAFVKMCQKTGM, encoded by the coding sequence ATGGAAAATGGCACTCTGATCGGCCGCATCCTTATCGTGGACGACGAACATGACATAACCACGGTCCTCGGCGACGTGCTGGAGGGCAGGGGCTATATCACCACGGCCGCCCACAACGCCGCCGAAGCCATAGAAGCCTATAAAAACGACCAGTTCGACATCGTCATCACCGATCTCAAGATGCCGGGGCTGACGGGGCTGGACCTTCTGGCGGCGATAAAAAACCAGAACTCCAGCGCCACCGTTATCATAATGACCGGCTACGCCACCGTTGAGACCGCCATCGACGCCCTGAAAAAGGGCGCCTACGATTACATACTAAAACCCTTCAAGATCGGCGAGCTTTTGCAGGTGGTGGACCGGGCCTTTGAAAAGATACGTCTCGCCACCGACAATATACACCTCAAGGAGCAGGTCGCCCTGCTTAAGCTCAGCGAGGCGGTCTCCTCGAGCCTCTCCCTCGACGAAATACTCTCGATAGTCGTCGAGACGGCCCTTAAAGAGGTTGACGCCGACGGGGCCGAAATACTCTTCCGCCAGCCGGGCTCCAGGGAATTCGCGCGGAGGCTTGTGACCGGGGACTGCCAGTTCGTGGACAAGCCCTTCGCCAACCCCCTCTCGCTCGAACCTCTCCTGAAGGGGCAGGCCTCCTTCAAACGCTCCGGCGCGGGGCTCGAAGGCATAATAAACGACGGCTGCGGGGGGCATATCGGTTCGATGATTACCGTCCCCCTGCGGCGCGGGGACGAGCTTCTGGGCATGCTCAACGTCTTTTCCCGCTCCGAACGGCGCGTCTTTCTGCCGAGGGAGGAAAAGGCCCTCTTCGTGCTCGGGGAGCGCGCCGCCACCAGCATCGAAAACGCCCTCCTCTATTCCGACCTCGAAAACGCCTTCCGGGAGACCATCCAGTCCCTCGCCCTCGCACTGGAAGCGAAGGACGCCTACACCCACGGCCACTCCGAGAACGTCACCCGCCTTTGCGAGGCCACCGCGGGCGAGATGGGCTGCAGCAAGAGGTTCATCGACACCCTCCGGCAGGCGGGAATACTCCACGACATAGGGAAAATCGGCATATCGGGCGTGATACTGAACAAGCCCGGCAGGCTCAGCTCCGCCGAATACCGGATAATCCAGTCGCACACCCACATGGGCAAGAGAATCCTAGAAAACATCTCCTTTTTGCGCGACGTGGTCCCGATCGTTTACCACCACCACGAGCGCTTCGACGGCTCGGGCTACCCCGAGGGGCTCTCGGGCGACGAGATACCGCTTGGGGCGCGCATAATGCAGGTCGCGGACACCTACGACGCGATGACCTCCAACCGCCCCTACCGCAACGGCCTGCCGCACGACAAGGCTGTCGAGGAGCTTATCCGCTGCTGCGGAACCCAGCTCGATCCGAAATGCGTCGAGGCTTTCGTCAAGATGTGCCAGAAAACCGGGATGTAA
- the hemL gene encoding glutamate-1-semialdehyde-2,1-aminomutase codes for MDHSRSLQLFLRAQELIPGGVNSPVRAFRAVGGNPPFIASAKGSKIYDVDKNGYIDYVGSWGPMILGHSHPAVVEATKKAMDNGASFGAPTELEVTMAELVIECVPSVEMVRMVSSGTEATMSAIRVARGYTGRDKIIKCEGCYHGHEDSFLVKAGSGLMTFGVPTSPGVPKDVSKNTLTVPYNNLEALEEVIKANPGEIACFIVEPVPGNMGCIVPLEGYLEGVRRITEREGIVLIFDEVMSGFRVSLGGAQERFGVTPDMTTLGKIIGGGLPVGAFGGKKQLMKKVSPVGPVYQAGTLSGNPLAMTAGIATLKELMKPGVYAELEKKSARLEAGLVKATASHGLPSCFARVGAMFTSFFQEGPVIDYASALDSDTERFGKFFMGMLERGVYLAPSQYEAGFMSLAHSDEDIDRTIEAANEVCAGL; via the coding sequence ATGGATCACTCACGCTCTTTACAGCTCTTTTTAAGGGCGCAGGAACTCATTCCCGGCGGCGTCAACAGCCCCGTGCGCGCCTTTCGCGCCGTGGGAGGCAACCCGCCCTTCATAGCCAGCGCCAAGGGCTCGAAGATCTACGACGTGGACAAAAACGGCTACATCGACTACGTCGGCTCCTGGGGCCCGATGATCCTCGGCCACTCCCACCCCGCCGTCGTCGAGGCGACCAAAAAGGCGATGGACAACGGCGCGTCCTTCGGCGCTCCGACCGAGCTTGAGGTTACGATGGCCGAGCTCGTAATAGAGTGCGTGCCCTCGGTGGAGATGGTGCGCATGGTCAGCTCCGGCACGGAGGCGACCATGAGCGCCATCCGCGTGGCGAGGGGCTACACCGGCAGGGACAAGATTATAAAGTGCGAGGGGTGCTATCACGGCCACGAAGACTCCTTTCTCGTAAAGGCCGGCAGCGGGCTGATGACCTTCGGCGTGCCCACCAGCCCCGGCGTTCCCAAAGACGTTTCCAAAAACACCCTCACCGTTCCCTACAACAATCTCGAAGCCCTCGAAGAGGTGATAAAGGCCAACCCCGGCGAGATCGCCTGCTTCATCGTCGAGCCTGTTCCCGGCAACATGGGCTGCATCGTGCCCCTGGAGGGCTATCTCGAAGGTGTCCGCCGGATAACCGAGAGGGAAGGCATAGTGCTCATCTTCGACGAGGTGATGAGCGGCTTTCGCGTCTCCCTCGGCGGAGCGCAGGAGAGATTCGGCGTAACCCCCGACATGACCACCCTCGGCAAGATAATCGGCGGCGGCCTCCCCGTCGGCGCCTTCGGCGGCAAAAAGCAGTTGATGAAAAAGGTCTCTCCCGTCGGCCCCGTCTATCAGGCCGGGACCCTTTCGGGCAACCCCCTGGCGATGACCGCCGGAATCGCGACCTTAAAAGAACTCATGAAGCCGGGCGTTTACGCCGAGCTGGAGAAAAAATCGGCCCGCCTCGAAGCCGGGCTGGTAAAAGCTACGGCAAGTCACGGCCTGCCCTCCTGTTTTGCAAGGGTCGGCGCGATGTTCACCTCCTTCTTCCAGGAGGGGCCGGTTATCGACTACGCCTCCGCCCTCGACAGCGACACGGAGAGGTTCGGAAAATTTTTCATGGGGATGCTCGAACGCGGCGTGTATCTGGCCCCGAGCCAGTACGAGGCAGGGTTCATGAGCCTCGCCCACAGCGACGAAGACATAGACCGCACCATCGAGGCCGCAAACGAGGTTTGCGCGGGCCTTTAA
- a CDS encoding phosphatidylglycerophosphatase A — MRRGFRQDVPENRDVMASFPVRLLASGFGTGYAPFISGTFGTLPAIPLALAGTLLPPWLLCVLLILSLPFGIYVCGAAEGFGAAKDPGWIVFDEIVGFLFATAFLKPTPASYLTAFFLFRLFDIIKIWPANWFDRSVSGGAGILLDDVVSGIYTRLALLALSWLGVLA; from the coding sequence ATGCGTCGAGGCTTTCGTCAAGATGTGCCAGAAAACCGGGATGTAATGGCTTCCTTTCCGGTCAGGCTTCTGGCTTCCGGCTTCGGGACGGGGTACGCCCCCTTCATCTCCGGGACTTTCGGGACCCTGCCCGCCATACCCCTCGCCCTTGCCGGAACGCTCCTCCCTCCCTGGCTTCTTTGTGTTCTTCTGATCCTCTCCTTGCCCTTCGGCATCTACGTCTGCGGGGCGGCGGAGGGTTTCGGCGCGGCCAAGGACCCCGGTTGGATAGTCTTCGACGAGATAGTCGGCTTCTTGTTCGCCACCGCTTTCCTTAAGCCGACGCCCGCGTCCTACCTGACCGCGTTTTTTTTATTCCGCCTCTTTGATATAATCAAGATCTGGCCCGCGAACTGGTTCGACAGGAGCGTTTCCGGAGGGGCCGGCATACTTCTGGACGATGTGGTTTCGGGCATATACACCAGGCTGGCGCTGCTCGCGCTCTCCTGGCTGGGCGTACTGGCGTAG
- a CDS encoding F0F1 ATP synthase subunit C: MFKRILFSVALVAMAMPAFAADGAATDMTKGIIALAAGITIATAVAFGALGQSRGLSAALEGIARNPAASGKLVTPMIIGLALIESLVIYALVIAFMIVGKM; this comes from the coding sequence ATGTTCAAGCGCATTCTGTTCTCCGTGGCCCTCGTCGCCATGGCCATGCCCGCCTTCGCCGCTGACGGCGCAGCCACCGACATGACCAAGGGCATCATCGCCCTCGCAGCAGGCATCACCATCGCCACCGCCGTCGCATTCGGCGCGCTGGGCCAGTCCCGCGGTCTTTCCGCGGCACTCGAAGGCATCGCCCGCAACCCCGCCGCCAGCGGCAAGCTGGTCACCCCGATGATCATCGGTCTCGCTCTTATCGAGTCGCTGGTCATTTACGCTCTCGTTATCGCATTCATGATCGTCGGAAAGATGTAA
- the atpB gene encoding ATP synthase F0 subunit A — protein sequence MSAGGDIIWTSFIPGLNWVETHFAEKPEGEAHEAPKHVEGTEAPAPAPAHAGEPAHHVSTSILIGVLLIVLALVAKMSIKSGELSDEDLVPDSKLSIRNIMELLVQSICKIMEDSMGEVWPKFLHLVGALALFILFSNLSGLIPGFLPPTESVNTTFALGLTVFIATHYYGFKEHGIAYLKHFMGPFWWLAPLMAPIEIISHLARPLSLGLRLAGNITGDHKVGAIFFGLAAIGVPVFALMLGVFVSIVQSFVFCLLTMVYISGAIAHEH from the coding sequence ATGAGCGCTGGCGGCGATATAATCTGGACCTCGTTTATTCCCGGGCTTAACTGGGTGGAAACGCACTTTGCGGAAAAACCCGAGGGAGAGGCGCACGAAGCGCCCAAGCACGTCGAGGGCACCGAAGCCCCGGCTCCCGCTCCCGCCCACGCGGGCGAGCCCGCCCACCACGTTTCGACGAGCATTCTCATCGGAGTTCTCCTCATCGTGCTCGCGCTGGTCGCGAAGATGTCGATAAAATCGGGAGAGCTTTCCGACGAAGACCTTGTTCCCGACTCGAAGCTGAGCATCCGGAACATAATGGAGCTTCTGGTCCAGTCTATCTGCAAGATAATGGAGGACTCGATGGGCGAAGTGTGGCCCAAATTCCTCCATCTCGTAGGGGCGCTCGCCCTCTTCATCCTCTTCTCAAATCTCTCGGGCCTCATTCCCGGCTTTTTGCCCCCCACCGAATCGGTCAACACCACCTTCGCCCTCGGCCTGACGGTGTTTATCGCAACCCATTACTACGGCTTCAAGGAGCACGGCATCGCCTACCTGAAGCATTTCATGGGGCCCTTCTGGTGGCTCGCGCCCCTTATGGCGCCCATCGAAATAATCTCCCATCTGGCGCGCCCGCTCAGCCTCGGCCTTCGTCTCGCGGGCAACATCACCGGCGACCACAAGGTCGGCGCCATCTTCTTCGGCCTCGCGGCTATCGGCGTGCCGGTCTTCGCCCTCATGCTCGGCGTTTTCGTTTCGATAGTTCAGTCGTTCGTCTTCTGCCTCCTGACGATGGTCTACATTTCCGGCGCCATCGCTCACGAGCATTAA
- a CDS encoding type IV pilus twitching motility protein PilT has translation MELNEVLRVAVEANASDIHFKAGLPPIFRRNSQLFPHRETGRLTPDMLAALATELMTETQRDVFERNREIDMGYGVAGLGRFRLNIFQQRGSIGMVFRVIPTEIKNIRQLFLPKVVEKLAEESRGLILVTGTTGSGKSTTLAAMIDHINAAATRHIMTIEDPIEFLHRDKKSIINQREVGFDTLSFSGALKSALRQDPDVILVGEMRDFETIETALTAAETGHLVLSTLHTVDAGETINRIISVFPPYQQKQVRLQLASIIKGIVSQRLVTRIDGAGRVPAVEVLVSTGRIRECIEIPEKTKEIRQAISEGYTSYGMQTFDQSLLMLLSNKLISYKEAMRQSSNPDDLALKISGISSTSDTRWENFEDTAAATPAGVEKPGEKK, from the coding sequence ATGGAGCTGAACGAAGTCCTCCGAGTGGCGGTTGAGGCAAACGCCTCCGACATCCATTTCAAGGCCGGACTTCCGCCTATCTTCCGGCGCAACAGCCAGCTTTTTCCTCACAGGGAGACGGGGCGTCTCACGCCCGATATGCTGGCGGCCCTAGCGACAGAACTTATGACCGAGACCCAGCGGGACGTCTTTGAACGGAACCGGGAAATCGACATGGGTTACGGGGTGGCGGGGCTCGGGCGTTTCCGCCTGAACATCTTCCAGCAGCGCGGCTCCATAGGCATGGTCTTCCGTGTAATTCCCACGGAAATAAAGAACATCCGGCAGCTCTTTTTGCCGAAGGTGGTCGAAAAGCTCGCGGAGGAGTCCCGTGGGCTGATTCTGGTTACCGGCACCACCGGCTCCGGCAAATCGACCACCCTCGCGGCGATGATAGACCACATAAACGCCGCGGCCACGCGCCACATAATGACCATCGAAGACCCGATAGAGTTCCTCCACAGGGACAAAAAATCGATAATCAACCAGCGCGAGGTGGGGTTTGACACCCTGAGCTTTTCCGGCGCGCTCAAAAGCGCCCTCCGGCAGGACCCCGACGTTATTCTCGTCGGCGAAATGCGCGATTTCGAGACGATCGAGACGGCGCTCACCGCCGCCGAGACGGGCCACCTCGTCCTTTCAACCCTCCACACCGTGGACGCGGGCGAGACGATAAACCGCATCATCTCCGTCTTTCCGCCCTACCAGCAAAAGCAGGTGCGCCTGCAGCTCGCCTCCATCATCAAGGGAATCGTCTCCCAGCGGCTGGTTACGCGCATCGACGGGGCCGGGCGCGTCCCGGCGGTAGAGGTTCTGGTCTCCACCGGCAGGATACGCGAGTGCATAGAGATACCGGAGAAGACCAAGGAGATACGGCAGGCGATATCGGAGGGGTATACCTCCTACGGAATGCAGACCTTCGACCAGTCGCTTCTGATGCTGCTCAGCAACAAACTCATTTCCTACAAGGAAGCCATGCGCCAGTCCTCCAACCCGGACGACCTGGCGCTAAAGATTTCCGGCATAAGTTCGACGAGCGACACAAGGTGGGAGAATTTCGAGGACACCGCCGCCGCCACTCCGGCGGGGGTCGAAAAACCCGGAGAAAAAAAGTAA
- the rfaE2 gene encoding D-glycero-beta-D-manno-heptose 1-phosphate adenylyltransferase — protein sequence MIKGAVPLERVFEEIAPRRKAGEKIVFTNGCFDIIHPGHVTYLDKARSLGDILVVGLNSDASVKRQGKGPGRPIMNEGERAAVLSALRSVDYVVLFDEDTPLKLIEALLPDFLVKGGDWPVESIVGREAVEKAGGKVLSIPLVEGKSTTSIVERIARSLRAG from the coding sequence ATGATTAAGGGAGCGGTGCCGCTGGAGCGGGTGTTTGAGGAGATCGCGCCGCGAAGAAAAGCGGGCGAAAAGATCGTCTTTACCAACGGGTGCTTCGACATAATCCACCCCGGCCACGTCACCTATCTGGACAAGGCAAGGTCGCTGGGGGATATCCTCGTCGTAGGTCTCAACTCCGACGCTTCGGTGAAAAGGCAGGGGAAGGGGCCGGGACGGCCCATAATGAACGAGGGCGAGAGGGCGGCGGTGCTTAGCGCGCTTCGTTCGGTGGATTACGTCGTGCTCTTCGACGAAGACACACCCCTAAAGCTCATCGAGGCGCTTCTCCCCGATTTTCTCGTGAAGGGAGGCGACTGGCCCGTCGAGTCGATCGTCGGCAGGGAAGCCGTCGAAAAGGCGGGCGGCAAGGTCCTTTCCATCCCCCTCGTCGAAGGAAAATCCACCACCTCCATAGTCGAGAGAATCGCACGGAGCCTCCGCGCCGGATAA
- a CDS encoding AtpZ/AtpI family protein, which yields MPKKPIEEARGWTKYSAIGLEMGFSVIIGLVIGSFLDEYFHTYPWQTLFWLICGTAAGMRALYRAAKGIEREESAEKDRKNDREG from the coding sequence ATGCCCAAAAAACCTATCGAGGAAGCCAGAGGGTGGACTAAATATAGCGCCATCGGGCTTGAAATGGGCTTTTCGGTAATAATAGGGTTGGTAATCGGCTCTTTTTTGGACGAGTACTTCCACACCTATCCATGGCAGACCCTCTTTTGGCTGATCTGCGGAACCGCCGCCGGCATGCGCGCGCTCTATCGCGCGGCCAAGGGTATCGAAAGGGAGGAATCCGCCGAAAAGGACCGGAAAAATGACCGAGAGGGATAA